The DNA segment AAGAGGGGCTCGTTGTCGGCTGCGCGACCGCCATGCACGGCTCCGGACGGCAGCTCACCATCGGAGGCAGGCACCCAGCCCATTTTGTCGGGGGTCTCGGTCGCCAGGCACTGCGCGAACGATTTTAGCGTACGCATGTTAGCTGCACCATCACCGTGGACGGGTCTTAAATGCGTGGATGTCTGGGAGGGCTAGCGATGGCTTTTCTTGAACTTTAATTCTGCGATTCAGGCAACACACCACTGGTAGGAGTGAACTTGTACTGAAACAACGTCAGTATTTTATGGACACCAGGTTGCCCGCACAATCGCGTGTGCCAGCTTAACTTCTGATTAAAACATAGCGCGGGATATAGgttctgcgcatgcgtgttgCGTTCACTCATATATGCCTTCAAGTCTTACACAAATAAAAGCGATGTCTAAAAAGTTGAACAAATAGACCTGCCCTTCCCAATTTATCCTGTCTTGCGGGAACTCCCTTTGCTTGATTATTTTCCTCCTCCCACTCTGGGCACTGAAAAAGTGCAAATCATAAACGCCCGAATTAGCTTTTTACGCTGTTTTAGTCATGTCGAAGAGAGGATCAGCTATGTACCGAGGCAATTCGGTAGTTGACGAGTGAAGAGCCACGTTTTAAACCCCGTTCTCACGCCTCGGATTTTCTTTTCGGGCAATAAATAGCGAAGGCGCACCTGGTACTCGGCGTGCGCGTGCGCACCGCCACTCCAGCTGACGTAGCAGCAGGAGTTGGCAGGCTGCGCCCAGCCGATGAGCGTCTCGCCCTCGTGCACAGCGCGTGCGACGTACACGTCCTGTCCGTTCAGAGTGCCCGCGCTGAGAGCGTGGTACGGCAGCCGGTTCTCGAAGCACTTCACCCATTCGCAGCAGCACTGGTACTTGGTCACTGCGTCATGAAGTAGGCAAGTCAGATTCCCGTCACGCATGTACCAGCAGGACACACGGGAGGATACGACACAGAAGCCGCAGCAATCACTGACCAGAAGGGCCTCTGCTCGTAGCTTGCCTACCTTGATCATTTTTCATAGCCCGTGGTATACTTTCcttttcctgctttctttttgCACATTCCGTGGGTGAGATCTGAGCGGCTTTCATTTCAGA comes from the Amblyomma americanum isolate KBUSLIRL-KWMA chromosome 1, ASM5285725v1, whole genome shotgun sequence genome and includes:
- the LOC144114331 gene encoding uncharacterized protein LOC144114331, with product MADADYSVTKYQCCCEWVKCFENRLPYHALSAGTLNGQDVYVARAVHEGETLIGWAQPANSCCYVSWSGGAHAHAEYQCLATETPDKMGWVPASDGELPSGAVHGGRAADNEPLFVGRVHTNDGVLVGKVQPSHRTLYVAHDGQELNFKDYEVLVCKRLELC